ATGATTGAAAAACATAGACACTCTTGAACATGAAAAGAAGAATCTTTTGGTCAAATTATTTGATGCCAATGAACTTAAAACTACTGTTAATATTGAGAACATGTCTTTGATTGAAAAAGTTAATAGTTTAGAATTTGAATTActtgttgctagagaacaactTGATAGGATTTCTACTTTTAAACTTGATAACATGTTGAATGTTTGAAATTTTACATCTAATAAGACAAGGTTAGGGTTTGTTGAGAGTGGTTTATCCTCTATTATGACTCCTCCCAAGTTTGTCCCTATTGTATTTGTACCTAAACCTGATGTTAGAATACCAAAGGAAGAGGTCCTAGCTACTAGGAGAATTAGACTAGATCTTAGtgaaacaaaacccaagaaacCTACTCATCCTATAGGCAAGAAACAACACAAGCCTCAATggttttgtcacttttgtggtggaGCTAGGCATACTCACCCAATCTATTTCAAGTTGCATGCAACCAAGCAAGCAATCAAACAAAAAGTGTCTGTGCCAAAAGCACAAGATTCCATGACACTTATTCATGGATTGGTAAAGGCTCTTAGTCTCTATACCAATGCTGGAGTTGATCAAAAATCTCATGTGTCTAGAACTCCAACTTTAGTCCTACATCTATGAAAGtgtggatgcaaaagactcaaCTTCACTGAGTCTATTTGTCATGGTTCTCGTGCTATATCCCTTATTGCTTTGgaccaaaatgttttttttttttttttttttttttttggcttaggattttattttatttttatttttattttttgcatttcattcatgcatttcattctagggttgattaggatttttaaaaaataatagaaaaaaaattgtgtattgcACACCACTAAGTGTGCAATTAAGGTTGACCAATGAAATTTGCATTTCATAACTATGTACCTTGTTAAGCTTTGATGTATTTCTACACTTTGCTAGTTTGTACTATGTAGTGCTTAATTGTTTGAGctgtttatagtttttaaacaaatgaTCTTGATTCTAATGTCACATATTTTAATcataaggactaaaaaatcctaaaagaaaTGTATAAATAACTATCTCGCCACTAATACTGACCAATCATGAACACGTGTGCAAATTATAAAACTTGTGCTCAGTAAGGTGTagcacctgcacaacaagaTTAAACGAGGtgttattctcaaaaaaataaggaTGTGTAACATTTAGATTCTCATTTTgtgtatgttggcaaaccaagaacaaaaacaagtctagattaggtgttagacattgctcaagatTGTACAAATCAAGatttaagaacattcaagctGTAGAAAGGAGAGTTTAAGTTCTGTGAAGCTTAACCGATCGGAAATTAAACTCGACTGATCAAAAATTGCAGATTAGTTGATTTTGCATATTTTAAATCAGGCCTAGGCTCACGAAAATGTTCAGGGTTTCAATCCTACACTACaaggtataaaaggaaaaccctaattAGGTTTTAGAGTCTCTTGGAAGACTTGTGAGTTATTCCTGTGAGATTTGAGAGTTTTCTATACCTTCTAACTCAACAAGCATCTATCAAAATGAGATCTACAATCAAGAACTTGTGGAAACAAGTTGCTACATAAATATCTACTATTGATGgtaatttgaaatatttgagtgggatctcaaaatcaaaaatcagGAGTTTGTGTTGAGCAAATCCAAGATAGAAGAGTCTGTAGATTCGAAGTTGCACGTGGTTGTATTAATAAGTTCTACTTGAGGTAGTTTTAGATTTGGGGTTTGAATCTATTGTAATCTTCCATTCTGTCATAGAGAATAgttaagttaaatcctccccaagtttttaccttgaagcagtttgtttcattggtttccCTAAGTCATCATATTATtgtcttctttaattttttgcacTAAGTAATATGATTGCATAAGTTTAATCTAGATctaaataattaacctaagtaactaCTTAGCTAATTCATTAGATTAAACTAATCAGAATTTCAAGGActctaaataaacaaacagaTTCCACTCTGTACTGCAAGCTCGTTCGTAGCTTGGATCACCTCTCTCCATGTCACTTGCTCTAATATCCATTAAGCCGTACATTAAGTGAGCTAGTTCATGGCAACTCCACGCTTTACTCACAATGCTTATATGCTTTGTATCCTTCCCTACCAATCACTGTTCCTCCACCATGTATTGCTTCCTCCTTGGCTCCTCCCTTATACTGGTTCAACAAGAATTAGACTTTTGTTGTTCTCTAATGTTCTGAGACTGAATATTGAGCTGTTACCAATACTATCTTGGAGCTCCTTTGGTTGCATGGGCTAGTGAGTGCCATTTAGATTGCTCATAATAATATCTTTCACAAACGGACCAAGCATATTAAGATCAATTGTCACCTTCTTCTTACGGTCTATCCACTATACCACTCTATTGGTCTCATGATCAACTTGTAGACATCTTCACAAAGTCACCCTCTCGAGGGCATTTTGATGATCTTGTATCCATAGTCTCTCACAATCCTCCTTGAGATTTGAGGAGTGCTGTTAGAATATCAGGCCTAGGCCCACTTTTTGACCCATTGTATTGTCTTTGTATTATCTTGTACCACCTTGTACTATCATGTTTTACAATTGTGTTATGGTATTTTTCTTGTATTATACTAATAGTTGTCGAGAACTGTCTTTGTTTCTTTGACGCAGAGCTGGTGCCGCTGCAGAAAAGCAGAGAACTTTTGGGTCTTTTATGGTTCTGTTCGGAGTTTCTTGTTTTAATGGGAAATTCCCAGCAGGTGTCATTTCTgccaaaaaacaataataataataataaccataaGCAGTAAATGTTTTCTATATGAATACTATACATTAATTTCCAAAAATTAGATAAGACTtccaaaaaggcaaaaaaaagtCTAGGAAAATAATTATGAACATTATTAGGATACATTTGTTAGTTAAAATCATCTATCATATTATTTGCTTTCAACCCATTTACTAAATGTTCAGTACTTATTGAAAGGGAGCTTGGTTGCTCGACCTCGGAAGACTGTCTTTGGGATTTGGATATGGACTGACTTGTTACGTGGTAACTTTTGTAAAAATTTGGATTTCAAAATGCATTAACTTAAAAAGTGCATATGATAGATAAtgggatttgaattccattgctGAACAGGCACCTACTTACCTATCAGAAATTACACCCAAGAATCTTAGGGGAGGAATTACGTCAGTCTCTATGGTAAAATTATCCTTAAATTACAATATGTTAGCTTCAATATGTACTTTTGCCTTATGTGGCTCCTTATTGTCTGTTACACAGGCAATGATACCTGTTAGTGTATCAGTTGCATATCTGATTGGTTCTGTCATCAACTGGCGTGCCTTGGCTCTAATAGGTTGCTTCTTCCACCTCctgttatattatatttcaacAGTATAGTTTAATAATggttatgatttttgttttttgttttttgttttcaggagCTATTCCATGTCTATTACTACcttttggtttattcttcattcCAGAGTCCCCAAGATGGCTGGTGAGTGCAATTCAAAAATCTGTTGGTGTGTAAATGTTGTTCACATACATGGTGCATtaagaggagaaagaaaaacagTGAATTCTAattcttatttagtttttttttagctaGGTAAAATTGAGTTATAATATGTTCACATCAAATTCAATAAACCTCTGGCAAGTTAAAAATATGTTCCTACAAATGGGCTCCAAATATTTAGCTAAATGTCTGCAGGCAAAGATTGGTCGAGAAAAAGAATTTGAAGCTGCACTACAATGCCTTAGGGGAAAGAATGTTAATATTTCTGAAGAGGCTGCTGATATCAAAGTAACACAGTAACTTAATATTTTTGTAAGAAAGGAATCATTTTAACTCTATAACTTTAgatttgaagaaagaaaatgagaaatggTTTTATTGTTTGACAGGATTATACTGAAAACATCCAGAAGATCCCAGAAGACAAAATCCTTGACTTGTTTCGGCAGAAATATGCTCATTTACTCATTGTGAGCAGTAAATAGTAGTCTCAAGTTTCACCATTTCTGGATTTGTGATCTATTTATATGTTTCAAACTTGATATAGGTTGGAATTGGACTGATGGTACTGCAACAATTTGGAGGGAGTAATGGATATGCATAttatatgaatgaaatttttgaacTGGCTGGTAAAAATGTGACTATAATGATGCTTTTGATGGGACATATGAAAGGCAatgaattgaaatttaattgtaaaattatgGGTTTATGACAGGTGTGCCAAGTATTACTGGGTTTATGGTGGTATCCATTCCTCAGGTAGTTCTGAATATTTTAGGCGCAATTAAAATGTTGTGATCCCCTTTAGTGCATATCCAAATAGTGCAGATTTTCCATGCAGATTCCGGCAATCATTTTGGGATCAATCTTGATAGAAAAATTTGGAAGGCGGACATTATTGATGGTTAGATCACAAAAGATTGCTCAAAGTTTAGAACATAGTTGATCAAAGAGTTGATTCTAAACTTTGCAATTTCATATGCAGGTTTCTGTTACCGGGGAATGCTTAGGTTGCTTTCTTACTGGACTATCATTCGTATTGCAGGTTCTTTTAGCATAGAATTTTAATTCAtctgtacctttttttttaagggggaaGGTTTGTCCTTGGTGTGGTGTCTACTTTTAATGAGTTTGTAATTATAGATTTTATGCTTCCATGAGCAGAACCTTAACTGGTGGATGGAAGCCACTCCTACTTTGATGCTTTCAGGCATAGTGGTAATGCACTTGTAATTACAAACTTCCTATACTTTTTCTAACCATAGAATATATAGAAGAAAATTCAATCAATAATTAATTCTTTTTCCACTACTGTATTGAGCTTAAAAGGATTTCATTCAATTTCATTAAACTACTTGGTTTATTAAACCATTTTCTTTTCCCCCTTTCTTATTGCTTTCTGCTATTTTGGTTCTGATTAATTGAACTACTTGGTTTCTGAATTAAGGTTTTTGGGGTATCCTATTCATTGGGTATTGGATCAATACCATGGATTATAATATCAGAGGTAAGAACTTTTTTGAGTGATAACTCTGTAGCTTGCATGAAACTTTATCCACAGTTGTAACACATATATCAATTAGAGTGTAGCACCTGtaaaatgatttctttttctccctttcagATATTTCCTATAAATATAAAGGGTTCAGCTGGAAGCATTTGCAATGCAGTCAATTGGTTTTGCACTTGGCTTGTTTCATTCACATTTAACTTTCTAGTAGAATGGAGCCCAGCAGGTGATGCCTCCTTGTccctcatttttctttattaatttacGTCACTCTCTAATATTTAAGATTGTTTACACTGTCTCTCTCCACGGTATTCTTCTGAATACTGATGATTGTTTTATGCATGCTATTTCAGGAACATTTTTCATATATGGAAGCACGTCATGTTTGGGTGTTCTGTTCATTGCAAAGCTGGTACCTGAGACTAAAGGGCGAACTCTAGAAGAAATACAAGCATCACTCACTCATATTCTGCAATAAGAATCACCAAGCAACAAGCGGCAAGCATGGAAAGTGATACTAGTTACCCTAGTGACATGTATGAAGCACACTAATCTGCCTGCATCAAAGAATCTAATCACAAATTCAAGATTAAGGAgaaatattgtaataatatttttaatgaaagattAGGTTCATGTGAGCCCTTTCTAATGCTGTCTGTGGCATTTGGTTATGAACATGGTGTGTTGTGAGTAGCATTACTACTTCATTCTAGATCCTTTTGCTAAATAGCTCTTTGGTCTCATTCTCCATGCACCTAGCCATATTGATGGCTGCTATGATATGGTAAAAATTATAACAAGAAAGTTACCACCAATTTGGTCTTTCTCCCAGAATTTCAGCATACCacttgctttatttatttattttatccaTTCTTTTCCTAAGTAAATcaataaagaaagagaggacTTAATAATGCCTATTAAGTGTATAACTCTAGCTCCTAGAATAGCTTATGTTAAGATTTAAATTGGTAAATACCAAGACAAGGTAATCTGGAATGGGTCTGCGTTACTTGATCATTCtgtggaacaaaaaaaaaataaatcagaaATTTAGAAACTGAAGATTATTGCTTGTGCGAGAACAAGCCCAATCAAGCAAGCCAATCAGCCATGAACAGTATCTAGATGCTCAGAGATATTGCTTGTAGTCTGTCTTTGGCCTACTCAAGCAACAAAACGAGGCGCGCTCTAGAGAGAGATTAAAGCCCACTCGAGTGAGCCATTCTGAGCTTGTTTTGTTAGGAAAAGCCACCCACGTTTTGGTGAGGCCAAAGTCTCCCCCACCCCCAATATTATCAGTCAAATGTGAATTTACCAACAAAAAGGTAATGGAAGTTAACCATAACAAGTGAGAAGGCTAAGCTAGCAACATATGTAATATGGAATCTATTGGAggaccacaatttgactccctaTAACCGCTCTAAAAACAGGCCCGCGTGGTGTGATATCGAAAGCCATAAAagatttgattgtgtttttctcatcaccaattggttttgaggtggaATAGCATAACTCACGGTCCGACAAATAGTATTACAGTCAAGGTCATGGGTTTGAGTCACGGGAGTATCATTGTGAGGAAGGGATTGTTGGGAAACCACAATTTGACTTCCTACAACCACTTCAAAAATAGGCCCGCGTGGTGTGATGTTGAAAACCATAAAAGATGTGAGTGTGTCTTCCTCATCACCAATTGATTTTGAGGTAGAATGGCATAGCACACGGTCtaacaaaatctaaaaagacAAATTATCAAACATATGGAAGTCATAAACTGAAACATGGTGAACATACAAGATTTACGTGGTTCAACACTCAGCCTACATGTCGAGCCCTGAATAATCCACTATAAATATCAAGTTACAGTGATCTTCTATTCAAGTTTTATCTCACAACTTAAGCTTACACAAAAAACTTGGAGACATAAAATGTTACCTCTTTAAAAGCTTACAGACCTAACTCACCACATTTAAATCTTCCAAAGAAACTCCAAACACCAAAACTGACTAAAGGAATAGAGCTCTTCCCTGCCATTTGGGGAGAGAGCAAGCTTTTCTTGAAGCTGTCATGTGATGGGCTGAACCAAAATACAAGAAGCTTGGGTTTTTATGTGGATTTGAGTGTGTTTTTTtcatcaccaattggttttgaggtggaATGGCATAGCTCACGGTCCGACAAAATCTAAAGAGACAAATTATCAAACATTTAGAAGTCATAAACTGAAACATAGTGTACATACAAGATTTACGTGGTTCAACACTTGGCCTACATGTCAAGCCCTAAATAATCTACTATAAACATCAAGTTATAGTGATCTTCTAGTCAAGTTTTATCTCACAACTTAAGCTTAAACAAAAAACTTGGAGACAAAATGTTACCTCTTTAAAAGCTTACAGACCTAACTCACCAAAGTTAAATCTTCCAAAGAAACTCCAAACACCAAAACTGACTAAAGGAATAGAGCTCTTCCCTGCCATTTGGTGAGAGCAAGCTTTTCTTGAAGCTTTCATGTGATGGGCTGAACCAAAATACAAGAAGCTTGGGTTTTTATGTGGATTTGTTGAGCTAATTTTCACACAATTGTATTGAGGTTCTGGTTTCTTGAGCTCAAGCCAAAAGTGAAGAGGCAGAGAGAGCTGCTCCAGAGCTTAACACTAAACACACACAAGTATTGGGTTCTTGATCTTGAGCCTTTGTTTAGTATCACCATGTCTTAGCCAAGATCACAAAGAACCCAAGCCAAGTGCTTGATAAAATACCCATTCTATTACCCTTTCATATATTGCTTGTTTATCAATTTGAAACACAAAGCCAAATCTCACTGGTTCACTGCATCGGAGGAATTCTATAGGTTCTAGGACTACTTAAGTAGGAAGGTAAGTAGACAAGATGTTTGCAGAGGTTACATAAAGTCTAGGCTAGTAGGGGGTTTGAAGAGCTTACTTAAATAAAGTCTAGGGTAGCAAAGGATGTGCAAATGGAAATTGATTGCACATATCATTGAATCTTTACTAAAATGATTTCTGAGTTCCACTATAAAGATACATATCTTACAAAGTAATCACAGTCATTGTGCATTTGGTACAGATCACTAATGAACTTTGTACATAATTTGTAGCATGTAATTGCTCTTAAATAAGAGGTTACTTCAAATATGCTGATTGCTGGGTGTGTTCACAGTGAAGTAATTGAGGCCAAGGAATTCCAATTTTGATATATAACAGTTGTAAAGTATGAGCTGAGGATTGTAAGTGTGAAGGAAACTTAGAAATGGAATGTAGATGTAATAAGGTATCAGGTATGCATGTGGAGAAATCAGAGCCTGATATGTATGCTTACCTAACTATAGCACCTATTAAATACATGATCACCTAACAAATCTGCCACTTGATCATATGAGTAAGCCATGAAAAAGATGTGTCAATATAACACTTCCACATGACAAATATCTCTCTCAATAATCATTCTTTTAAAGTCAGAATCTCTCTGTGTGCCACTCACACATACAAAGATAATTTCTTTTCCACTATTCTTGCTCAGTCTGTTATCCAAGGAAGCAAATATGGAGGATGAACTAGTGATAAAGCCCCTACTTGTAAAACAAGAGCCTGATAACATAAGTGATAGCAATGACCATGGTGATAGTAGTGGTGCTGGTGCTGCTGTTAGGCCAAATGATTCCAGTGCCACTGTTATTCTCGTTATCAGCACCTTTGTGGTTGCTTGCAGTACCTTCACTGGTGGCAGTGTTGTGAGTACAATTACTAGTATTCAAAATCAGTAATATTAAGATTCTTGGGACATGGGACAACCATATTTTGTCCACTTAGTTTAAGTTTAGACTATGTTCTCATGTATAATTTGTTGATAAAGTTCATAGATCaactttaatttgaaattggCGAATGTTGTTCCTGTAAATAGCATTGACTTTATCTGTTCTCTCTCTTTGGAAGAATGACTGTGCTTTTAtgaccctttttttcttttcttttctttttcttttttatttctctgGACTATGTTTGATTTGGTGCTATTTTGAGTTACGGCCTACTTACTTTCACCACAATCCATTATGATTTGGGTTAAAATGCAAGGGCTTCGTCAATATGATAAAGGATTGATAAAGATAGGCCTTAGGATTGAATCATTGATCCTAAACCAACAAAATACCAGCTTTTGGTGCTAGTGTTAAGTATTTAGAGTTAATCCGAGGTTGTGCCTTGCATGATAAGCTAACACTAATTGAAATTGAGGTTTGTCTGTTTTTGGTTACTTTGCAGGGAGTATATTCATCACTTGCTGAGTCTGGAATCATTGCTGATTTGGGCCTCACTGTAGCAGAGGTACAtacaaattaaaagaaacacGTGCACCTACAAACATACACACACCCAGGAAAGTTGAAcaaaattattacatttttttttcagaatttatCTTGAAAAACGTTGGCTACAACTTTTGCAACTGACTTGATTTACAACTGCTAAATGCTAGGTACTCAAGCTCATGCTTCATTTTAGTACATGTAGTTTTCCCTATATTTTGCAAACATGCGGGCAAGGAAATTATGGAATTAGTGATAGGAAAAGGTAGCAATAATGATGGCATTTCTAGTAAGTAGAAAAGAATTAAGGGACTCAATAATCATGCTCAACTATATCAGAAAAATGGTCTTAAGGATCGTAGTAAACATGCATAATAGGCCATGAATACTCTGCTCGCACTAATTGTAGAATGTGGAGCAAAGCTAAAGTTTAGTCTTCACTTCATAGCTCCGTCAAATAAAGGACTATGTCACTTCACTTTTAACAAGTTGGAAGAAAACTTCTTAGCAGTGggaaagttaaaaataattttaagtgtATTCAACCATCACTTAAATTGGTTTAATAAATTATTCTATAATTCTCAGTGAAATCTCTTGTTTCCGGATACTTCTGCTGATATAATTGACTTCTTCCCCTTCCACTCAAATGTGCAGTACTCAGTGTTTGGATCAATAATGACAATTGGAGCATTGATAGGGGCACTAGTAAGTGGGAGGACAACAGATCTCATTGGTCGTAGATGTGTATGTTTTTCAAGACCAAATAAACATCTCTATATATAGTGATGAGTTTGTACTTTTAAATCTCAAATAATTCCATGGatctttttaatgttttgatatTCTGAAGCAGACATTCTGGATTGTGGATATATTCTACATCATGGGGTGGCTGGCAATAATTTTCTCCAAGGTTTCATGTCTTGTCTTTCTCATCACCCTCCAAGGCTTCTACAAGATTTCTGATATAAGACATTGGAAGTAAATGTTAgagccataaaaaataatactgaAAGCAAATtgtttctttgtgtgtgtgtatatatatatatatattgattctaTAGAAGGTCTGATGTTATTAGATAAAGAGTtccaaaatagtaaaaacaatATTGAAACATGCATATTGAATTGAGTTAGGGTCTTGGACTGTTAGTTTTAATTGTCCATTATTTGCATGCTTTTATTTCATGGTATTAAATGTTCTGTTCTTGCTGAAAGGGTGTATGGTTGCTCGACTTCGGAAGACTATCACTGGGACTTGGATTTGGGCTTACCTGTTTTGTGGTAAATGTTGTAAggtttagattttgaaattcACACATTTATGAATGCAATGGTTGATAGTATTATCATCCCACTGCCAACAGGGACCAGTGTACCTTGCAGAAATAACACCAAAGAATCTAAGAGGAGGATTTATGTCAATCGCCCTGGTAAGTTGTGCCATTATAAATTCCTGCATTTGAATGAAATCTTTCTTTTGTCCCATCATATCGTTCATTTTACAGTCGATGGCAAGTTATGGCGcttctttctcctttctcaTTGGTTCTTTCATCAGCTGGCGCATGTTGGCCATTATAGGTAGATTTGTTTCATTTCATACTTACAAAACCAATGGTACTTCCTAATGGTTTCTACACATTTTCATCATCAGGTTGTATTCCATGTCTGTTACTGCTCCTTTGTCTATTTTTCATTCCTGAGTCTCCTAGATGGTTGGTGAGTTAAATCTTGTTAAATTCATCATCTAGTTGTTTATAAAATtctcattatttttaatatctagGGACAGAGTTAAAACCATGTTAAAGACAAATTTATCAATGAAGTTCTAAATAGATGGTACCGGACCACTGCTTCACATTTAAAGTAGTGCAAGAATGCATCAACATTCTCAAGATCAGTGCAAATTTCTGCAGGCAAAAATTGGCAAGGAAAGAGAATTTGAAGCTGCTCTACAGCGGCTTAAGGGACAGAATGCTGATACTTCTCATGAGGCATCTGAAATCAAAGTAACACGTCTAGTAACTTAACGCTTTGGAGACAGTACTCAATTTTCATTCTTCACTTAAGCAAAAATTTCTTATCCATTATTACCATATTTTTGGCATCTACACAAAATTAAAGCAggattttattgttttacaGGATTATACagaaaatcttcaaaaaatctCGGATGACAAAATTCTGAATTTGTTTCAGCGAAAATATGTTCATTTAGTCATTgtaagccatgtaatttttctCCTATATTCTCCATCTTGTGCTACATGATTTCTATTTGTTTTAATCCATGGATATGACTCCTACTTTGTATAGGTTGGAGTTGGGCTGATGGTAGTGCAAGGACTGGCAGGGCCCTATGTGTTTACGTTTTATATGAGCGAAATTTTTGATTCAGCTGGTAAATTGTAGACAACTACTATACTTCATACAGAGAAATAATGCACAAAACtaatgtttacatataaaaatatgtttctTTTGTGACAGGTATCTCTAGTACT
This genomic stretch from Quercus lobata isolate SW786 chromosome 3, ValleyOak3.0 Primary Assembly, whole genome shotgun sequence harbors:
- the LOC115980131 gene encoding uncharacterized protein LOC115980131; protein product: MTTLVTQQPGNIRISNGFGSNDTGASSSASGVTAVLLLSAFVTACSAFAGGFVAGYSAPAESGIIADLGLSVAEYSVFGSIMTIGGMVGAVTSGKLANIVGRKYTMWILDIFYIMGWLAIYFAKGAWLLDLGRLSLGFGYGLTCYVAPTYLSEITPKNLRGGITSVSMAMIPVSVSVAYLIGSVINWRALALIGAIPCLLLPFGLFFIPESPRWLAKIGREKEFEAALQCLRGKNVNISEEAADIKDYTENIQKIPEDKILDLFRQKYAHLLIVGIGLMVLQQFGGSNGYAYYMNEIFELAGVPSITGFMVVSIPQIPAIILGSILIEKFGRRTLLMVSVTGECLGCFLTGLSFVLQNLNWWMEATPTLMLSGIVVFGVSYSLGIGSIPWIIISEIFPINIKGSAGSICNAVNWFCTWLVSFTFNFLVEWSPAGTFFIYGSTSCLGVLFIAKLVPETKGRTLEEIQASLTHILQSESLCVPLTHTKIISFPLFLLSLLSKEANMEDELVIKPLLVKQEPDNISDSNDHGDSSGAGAAVRPNDSSATVILVISTFVVACSTFTGGSVGVYSSLAESGIIADLGLTVAEYSVFGSIMTIGALIGALVSGRTTDLIGRRCTFWIVDIFYIMGWLAIIFSKGVWLLDFGRLSLGLGFGLTCFVGPVYLAEITPKNLRGGFMSIALSMASYGASFSFLIGSFISWRMLAIIGCIPCLLLLLCLFFIPESPRWLAKIGKEREFEAALQRLKGQNADTSHEASEIKDYTENLQKISDDKILNLFQRKYVHLVIVGVGLMVVQGLAGPYVFTFYMSEIFDSAGISSTVGYLVVAIFQIPATVLGASLIDKFGRRTLLMASAFGECLGCFLAGLSFLLQDHNWWKEVSPILALIGVLVYLGSYSFGMGGIPWIIVSEIFPINVKGSAGTLCNLVSWFCSWVVSYTFNFLFEWSSAGTFFIYSSICGFGVLFVAKLVPETKGRTLEEIHESLTHILQ